The Pirellulales bacterium genome includes a window with the following:
- the nifJ gene encoding pyruvate:ferredoxin (flavodoxin) oxidoreductase, with amino-acid sequence MGTLKTLDGNEAAARIAHLASEVIAIYPITPASPMGELADTWSAAGRRNMFDTVPTVIEMQSEAGAAGSVHGALLGGTLATTFTASQGLLLMIPNMYKIAGELLPAVFHVAARTVATHALSIFGDHSDVYAVRQTGWAMLASNSVQEAQDMALLAHATTLATQVPFVHFFDGFRTSHEVNKIELLDADDVKAMIDLADVETHRRRALDPDRPTLRGTAQNPDVFFQTREGANRYYDALPDRLAAAMEQFAVRCGRTYHLFDYCGPADASDVIVMMGSGTGAVEDYLERAGNKRRVGLVKVRLFRPFDAYRFVESLPEGVERIAVLDRAKEPGAVGEPLYQDVVTALAEAWHAVHPGRALPQVYGGRFGLSSKEFTPAMVAGVVAELHRPQPRRHFTVGIFDDVTHLSLPWNADDCPEDNDVFCAVFFGLGSDGTVGANKNSVKIIGEQTPLFAQGYFVYDSKKSGSVTVSHLRFSKRPIRSTYLIRQANFVACHQFSLLERMDVVESAAPGATLLLNAPYTAAEVWDHLPCEVQERILDRQLRVFTVDAARVAREAGLGGRINTVMQTCFFALAGLMPREQAIESIKYSIRATYARRGEAVLERNFAAVDASLAAMAEVDTDRAADGLLRRLPALVGPAPDFVTRVTQTIAAGHGDLLPVSALPVDGTFPTGTSRYEKRGIAAEIPTWDADICTACGLCALVCPHAAIRMKLFDPAQAAGRPDGFASRPWPGEELPGGVLAIQVAPDDCTGCSMCVEICPARSKTVARHKALDMQPRGEKLEQRRQAYDWFLELPDVDPRHVNSEAIKGSQLLLPLMEYSGACAGCGETPYLKLMSQLFGDRAVIANATGCSSIYGGNLPTTPWTVDRHGRGPAWANSLFEDNAEFGLGLCLALDHKRATAETLLHSLRRPADPALVEALVAAPQRTRSDIEAQRQRVARLREALAGSADPQASRLAAMADAFVRRSLWIVGGDGWAYDIGFGGLDHVLATDRDVNILVLDTEVYSNTGGQASKATPRGAVAKFASAGKAIGKKDLGMLAVAYGHVYVARIALGANPAQAIRAFHEAESYPGPSLILAYSHCIAHGIDMATGMSHQKDAVKSGYWPLYRYDPRFARTGQHPFQLDSHAPSLPLSKFTEREARFAMLAGAAPERARELAAAAQQEITDRWHYYEQMAGIERDLAQAAAGAAP; translated from the coding sequence GTGGGCACCTTGAAGACCTTGGATGGAAACGAAGCGGCGGCTCGTATCGCACACCTGGCGAGTGAAGTGATCGCGATCTACCCGATCACTCCCGCCTCGCCGATGGGTGAGTTGGCCGATACCTGGTCGGCGGCGGGCCGCCGGAACATGTTCGACACCGTTCCCACGGTGATCGAGATGCAGAGCGAAGCGGGCGCCGCGGGATCGGTGCACGGGGCCTTGCTCGGCGGCACGCTGGCCACGACGTTCACCGCGTCGCAAGGCCTGCTGCTGATGATTCCGAACATGTACAAGATCGCCGGCGAGTTGTTGCCGGCCGTGTTTCACGTCGCGGCCCGGACCGTGGCGACGCACGCGCTGTCGATTTTCGGCGATCACAGCGACGTCTACGCCGTACGGCAAACCGGCTGGGCGATGTTGGCCTCGAACAGCGTGCAAGAAGCGCAAGACATGGCCCTCTTGGCACACGCCACTACGCTGGCCACGCAGGTGCCGTTCGTGCATTTCTTCGACGGGTTTCGCACTTCGCATGAAGTCAACAAGATCGAGCTCTTGGACGCCGACGACGTGAAGGCCATGATCGACCTGGCCGACGTCGAAACGCATCGCCGCCGGGCGCTCGATCCCGATCGGCCGACGCTCCGCGGTACGGCACAAAACCCCGACGTGTTTTTCCAGACGCGCGAAGGTGCCAACCGCTATTACGACGCGCTGCCCGACCGGCTGGCCGCGGCCATGGAACAGTTCGCCGTGCGCTGCGGGCGAACCTATCACTTGTTCGACTATTGCGGCCCGGCCGACGCCAGCGACGTGATCGTGATGATGGGTTCGGGCACCGGCGCCGTCGAGGACTATCTCGAGCGTGCCGGCAACAAGCGCCGCGTAGGCCTGGTCAAGGTGCGGCTGTTCCGGCCATTCGATGCGTACCGGTTTGTCGAGTCACTGCCCGAGGGCGTCGAGCGGATCGCCGTGCTGGATCGGGCCAAGGAACCCGGCGCCGTGGGCGAGCCGCTGTATCAAGACGTGGTCACGGCGCTGGCCGAGGCCTGGCATGCGGTGCACCCCGGCCGCGCTTTGCCGCAAGTCTACGGCGGCCGCTTCGGGCTCTCGAGCAAAGAGTTCACTCCGGCCATGGTGGCGGGCGTGGTCGCCGAATTGCACCGCCCGCAGCCTCGGCGGCATTTCACCGTGGGCATCTTCGACGATGTGACGCATCTGAGCCTGCCGTGGAACGCGGACGACTGCCCCGAAGACAACGACGTGTTCTGCGCCGTGTTCTTCGGCCTCGGCAGCGACGGTACGGTCGGCGCGAACAAGAACTCGGTCAAGATCATCGGCGAGCAGACACCGCTGTTCGCGCAGGGCTATTTTGTCTACGACTCGAAGAAGTCGGGCTCGGTGACGGTTTCGCACTTGCGCTTCAGCAAGCGGCCCATCCGCTCGACGTATCTGATCCGGCAGGCGAATTTCGTGGCCTGTCATCAGTTCTCCCTGCTCGAACGGATGGACGTCGTCGAATCGGCCGCGCCGGGTGCGACCTTGCTCCTGAACGCCCCGTACACGGCCGCCGAGGTTTGGGACCACCTGCCCTGCGAGGTCCAAGAACGGATTCTCGATCGCCAGTTGCGGGTCTTCACGGTCGACGCGGCCCGGGTCGCGCGCGAAGCCGGGCTGGGTGGCCGGATCAACACCGTGATGCAGACCTGCTTCTTCGCATTGGCTGGCCTGATGCCGCGCGAACAGGCGATCGAGTCGATCAAGTACAGCATCCGCGCGACGTATGCCCGCCGTGGAGAGGCGGTACTCGAAAGGAATTTTGCCGCCGTCGACGCCTCGCTGGCCGCGATGGCCGAAGTCGACACTGACCGCGCGGCCGACGGCCTCCTGCGGCGGTTGCCCGCGCTCGTGGGCCCCGCGCCGGACTTTGTCACACGGGTCACGCAAACGATCGCTGCGGGCCACGGCGACCTGCTGCCCGTCAGCGCCTTGCCGGTCGACGGCACGTTTCCGACGGGCACCTCACGCTACGAGAAGCGCGGCATCGCCGCCGAAATCCCGACCTGGGATGCCGACATCTGTACCGCTTGCGGACTCTGTGCGCTGGTTTGCCCGCACGCGGCGATCCGCATGAAGCTGTTCGATCCGGCCCAGGCCGCCGGGCGGCCCGACGGCTTTGCCAGTCGTCCCTGGCCCGGCGAGGAATTGCCCGGTGGAGTGCTGGCGATTCAGGTCGCACCGGACGATTGCACCGGCTGCAGCATGTGCGTCGAGATCTGTCCGGCGCGCAGCAAGACCGTTGCCCGGCACAAGGCGCTCGATATGCAGCCGCGCGGCGAGAAACTCGAGCAGCGACGGCAAGCATACGACTGGTTCCTCGAGCTGCCCGACGTCGATCCCAGACACGTGAACTCCGAGGCCATCAAGGGCTCGCAATTGCTGCTGCCCTTGATGGAATACTCGGGAGCCTGTGCCGGGTGCGGCGAAACCCCGTACTTGAAACTGATGTCGCAGTTGTTCGGCGACCGCGCGGTGATCGCCAACGCGACGGGCTGCTCGTCGATCTACGGCGGCAACCTGCCGACGACCCCCTGGACGGTCGATCGCCACGGCCGCGGGCCGGCGTGGGCCAACTCGCTGTTTGAGGACAACGCTGAATTCGGCCTGGGACTTTGCCTGGCCCTCGATCACAAGCGCGCCACGGCCGAAACACTCTTGCACAGCCTGCGCCGGCCGGCCGACCCGGCGCTGGTCGAGGCGCTCGTCGCCGCACCGCAGCGCACCCGGTCCGACATCGAAGCGCAGCGGCAACGCGTCGCGCGGCTGCGCGAGGCGCTGGCCGGGAGCGCCGATCCCCAGGCCAGCCGGCTGGCGGCGATGGCCGACGCGTTCGTGCGCCGCAGCCTGTGGATCGTCGGGGGCGACGGTTGGGCCTACGACATCGGCTTCGGCGGGCTCGATCACGTGCTGGCCACAGACCGCGACGTCAACATCCTCGTGCTCGACACCGAGGTCTATTCGAACACCGGCGGGCAGGCGTCGAAGGCCACCCCGCGAGGCGCCGTGGCCAAGTTCGCCTCGGCCGGCAAGGCCATCGGCAAGAAGGATTTGGGCATGCTCGCCGTGGCCTATGGCCATGTCTACGTGGCGCGCATCGCGCTGGGAGCAAACCCGGCCCAGGCGATTCGGGCCTTCCACGAGGCCGAGTCGTATCCTGGCCCCTCGTTGATCCTGGCCTACAGCCACTGCATCGCGCACGGCATCGACATGGCCACGGGCATGTCGCACCAGAAAGACGCGGTGAAAAGCGGTTACTGGCCGCTCTACCGCTACGATCCGCGCTTTGCCCGGACGGGCCAGCACCCGTTCCAGCTCGACAGCCATGCGCCGTCGTTGCCGTTATCGAAGTTCACCGAGCGCGAGGCGCGGTTCGCGATGCTGGCCGGCGCCGCGCCCGAGCGCGCACGCGAGTTGGCCGCCGCGGCCCAGCAGGAAATCACCGATCGATGGCACTACTATGAGCAGATGGCCGGCATCGAGCGCGATTTGGCCCAAGCTGCCGCGGGAGCCGCACCGTGA
- a CDS encoding dihydroorotate dehydrogenase-like protein — translation MMIDLSTRYLGLSLPNPVVASASPLTGHIDSLRKLEDAGAAAAVLPSLFEEQIEHDALEVQRVYEYGAESFGESLSYFPELDQPHSAPEHYLEKLAQARRAVRIPLIASLNASSPGGWVHYARRIEECGVDALELNVYYVPTDGSETAGDVERRYLDLVSQIRSTVRLPLAVKIGPQFTALPNFCRRLVDAGADGLVLFNRYLEPDIDIDTLELRPNLVLSTPHELGVALRWIAILRDQLSTSLAATGGVHTAVEAIKSLLVGADVVLLASALLKHGAGHVATILKGLEEWIAAGGYHSVGQLRGSMSRSHCPDPSALERVNYMRALVSYTGPL, via the coding sequence GTGATGATTGATCTCTCCACACGTTATCTCGGACTGTCGCTGCCGAACCCGGTCGTCGCGTCGGCCTCGCCGTTGACGGGCCACATCGATTCGCTCCGCAAACTCGAAGACGCCGGCGCGGCCGCGGCGGTGTTGCCGTCGTTGTTCGAAGAACAGATCGAGCACGATGCCCTGGAAGTGCAGCGGGTGTACGAATATGGCGCCGAGTCGTTCGGCGAGTCGCTGAGCTATTTTCCCGAACTCGATCAGCCGCATTCGGCCCCTGAGCACTACTTGGAAAAGCTGGCCCAGGCGCGGCGGGCCGTGCGGATTCCGCTGATCGCCAGCTTGAATGCCTCGTCGCCAGGCGGCTGGGTGCACTATGCCCGCCGCATCGAAGAGTGCGGCGTCGACGCGCTCGAGTTGAACGTCTATTACGTGCCGACCGACGGCAGCGAAACGGCCGGCGACGTCGAGCGTCGCTACCTCGACCTGGTGTCGCAAATCCGCTCGACCGTGCGGCTGCCCTTGGCCGTCAAGATCGGGCCGCAATTCACGGCCTTGCCCAATTTCTGCCGGCGGTTGGTCGACGCGGGCGCCGATGGCCTGGTGCTGTTCAACCGCTATCTGGAGCCCGACATCGACATCGACACGTTGGAACTGCGCCCCAATCTGGTGTTGAGTACGCCGCACGAACTGGGCGTGGCGCTGCGGTGGATCGCCATTCTGCGCGATCAATTGAGCACTTCGCTGGCGGCCACCGGCGGCGTCCACACGGCCGTCGAAGCGATCAAATCGCTGCTCGTCGGCGCAGACGTCGTGTTGCTCGCATCGGCCCTGTTGAAGCATGGCGCCGGCCATGTGGCCACGATCCTCAAGGGCCTCGAAGAGTGGATCGCCGCCGGCGGCTATCACTCCGTCGGGCAATTGCGCGGCAGCATGAGCCGCAGCCATTGTCCCGATCCGTCGGCCTTGGAACGGGTGAACTACATGCGGGCCCTGGTGTCGTACACCGGCCCGCTGTAG
- a CDS encoding GHMP kinase has product MIISRTPYRVSFFGGGSDYPSWYRAHGGKVLATTIDKYCYLTCRYLPPFFEHRFRVVYSKCDTCRSIDEISHPAVREGLRYLQIDRGVEIHHDGDLPARSGAGTSSAFAVGLLHALHALEGRMVHKLQLAQEAIHLEQDILCETVGSQDQVLSAYGGLNQVTFHPTGEFTVRPVVLPPARRQALSDSLMLFYTGIRRTASDVADTYAHTLATRQRQVQSMVALVDEALEVLCGPGSLDDFGRLLHEAWALKSSLSARVTNGELESIYERARSAGALGGKLLGAGGGGFFLLYVPTDQQAAVRQELSELVHVPFDFEPNGSQIIFFDREREYPADDADATTRRSFRELKAQDDTAETRQ; this is encoded by the coding sequence ATGATCATTTCCCGCACACCTTACCGCGTCTCGTTCTTTGGCGGAGGCTCGGACTATCCGTCCTGGTACCGCGCGCACGGCGGGAAGGTGCTGGCGACGACGATCGACAAGTATTGCTACCTGACCTGCCGCTACCTGCCGCCGTTTTTTGAACATCGTTTTCGCGTCGTCTACTCGAAGTGCGACACCTGCCGGTCGATCGACGAGATCTCGCACCCGGCCGTGCGCGAAGGGTTGCGCTACCTGCAGATCGATCGCGGCGTGGAGATTCATCACGACGGCGACCTGCCGGCACGCAGCGGCGCCGGCACGAGCTCGGCGTTTGCCGTGGGCTTGCTGCATGCCTTGCATGCCCTCGAGGGACGCATGGTTCACAAGCTGCAACTCGCACAAGAGGCGATTCATCTCGAACAAGATATCCTGTGCGAAACCGTCGGATCGCAGGATCAAGTGCTGTCGGCCTACGGCGGCCTGAACCAGGTGACGTTTCATCCCACGGGCGAGTTCACCGTGCGGCCCGTGGTCTTGCCCCCGGCGCGCAGGCAGGCGTTGTCCGACAGCCTGATGCTGTTCTACACGGGCATTCGAAGGACCGCGTCCGACGTGGCCGACACCTACGCGCACACGCTGGCGACACGACAGCGCCAGGTGCAATCGATGGTGGCCCTCGTCGATGAGGCCCTGGAGGTGCTGTGCGGGCCCGGCAGCCTCGACGATTTCGGCAGGTTGCTCCACGAGGCCTGGGCACTGAAGAGCTCGTTGAGCGCGCGGGTCACCAACGGCGAGCTGGAAAGCATCTACGAGCGGGCCCGCTCCGCCGGGGCGCTGGGTGGCAAGCTGCTCGGCGCAGGGGGCGGGGGCTTCTTCTTGCTGTACGTGCCCACGGACCAGCAAGCCGCCGTGCGGCAAGAGCTCTCTGAACTGGTCCATGTGCCGTTCGATTTCGAGCCAAATGGCAGCCAGATCATCTTCTTCGATCGCGAGCGCGAATACCCGGCCGACGACGCCGACGCAACGACGCGGCGCTCGTTCCGCGAGTTGAAGGCCCAGGACGACACGGCCGAGACGCGGCAATAG
- a CDS encoding nucleotidyltransferase family protein, translating into MSALADISAAVLVGGLGTRLRGVVDDLPKPLAPVNGRPFLAYLLDQLVAAGVPAATLCTGYLGERVAQTFGDAYGPMRLTYSQESQPLGTAGALRLASDRLTSDPVLVLNGDSYCAVDLAEFVACYRRSGASVAIALAEVADTAAYGLVELDAAGHVRQFREKQATGGPGLINAGIYLISRTRLGEIPPGKPVSLERDCFPAWTGSAMMGWRGGRHFIDIGTPESYRRASEFLAGRVDPA; encoded by the coding sequence GTGAGCGCGTTAGCGGACATCTCGGCCGCCGTTCTGGTCGGCGGATTGGGCACCCGTCTGCGCGGCGTCGTCGACGATCTTCCCAAGCCGCTCGCGCCGGTGAATGGCCGGCCGTTTCTCGCCTATCTGCTCGACCAATTGGTCGCCGCAGGGGTGCCGGCCGCGACGCTCTGCACCGGCTACCTGGGCGAGCGCGTCGCGCAAACCTTTGGCGATGCCTATGGCCCCATGCGACTCACGTACAGCCAGGAATCGCAGCCGCTGGGTACGGCCGGTGCGCTGCGGTTGGCCAGCGACCGGCTGACCTCGGACCCGGTCCTAGTGCTCAATGGCGATTCGTACTGCGCAGTCGATCTCGCGGAATTCGTCGCGTGCTACCGTCGCAGCGGTGCGAGCGTCGCTATCGCGCTCGCCGAAGTGGCCGATACGGCGGCCTACGGCCTGGTCGAGCTGGATGCCGCCGGCCACGTCCGGCAATTTCGCGAGAAACAGGCCACCGGTGGCCCCGGGCTCATCAATGCCGGCATATACCTCATTTCCCGCACGCGGCTGGGCGAGATTCCACCGGGAAAACCCGTCTCGCTCGAACGCGATTGCTTTCCTGCCTGGACTGGGTCGGCGATGATGGGCTGGAGGGGTGGGCGGCACTTCATCGACATTGGCACGCCCGAGTCGTACCGCCGCGCAAGCGAATTCCTCGCCGGTCGCGTCGACCCGGCTTAG
- a CDS encoding NAD(P)-dependent oxidoreductase: MHVLVTGGAGYLGSILVEHLLDAGHRVTVFDRLLYGQASLLHLCARSGFDFARGDVRDETVLAPLVRKADALIPLAAVVGAGACDADPQLATSVNLDAIRLLLRLRSPSQLVVFPNTNSGYGTRSGATFCTEETPLEPISLYGRTKVDAEQAVLDAPLSVSLRLATVFGMSPRMRLDLLVNHFVYAAVTDGYLVIFEQHFKRNFIHVRDVADCFVHAVAQGKAMAGRAYNAGLDEANLSKGELAELIQRFVPGFYLHFAEVGVDPDKRNYIVSNARLREAGFAARRSLEAGVAELVLGYRMMGRHPWKNV; this comes from the coding sequence ATGCATGTTCTCGTTACCGGCGGTGCCGGGTACCTCGGCTCGATCCTCGTCGAACACCTCCTCGATGCAGGGCATCGCGTCACGGTGTTCGATCGACTGCTCTATGGCCAGGCGAGCCTGTTGCACCTCTGCGCCCGTTCGGGCTTCGACTTTGCACGGGGCGACGTCCGCGACGAGACGGTCTTGGCGCCGCTGGTGCGCAAGGCCGACGCGTTGATTCCGCTGGCCGCCGTTGTGGGGGCCGGCGCCTGCGATGCCGATCCACAACTGGCGACGAGCGTGAACCTCGACGCCATTCGCTTGTTGCTGCGTTTGCGGTCGCCCAGTCAGCTCGTCGTTTTTCCCAACACGAACAGCGGCTACGGCACCCGTTCAGGGGCCACCTTTTGCACGGAAGAAACCCCGCTCGAGCCGATTTCGCTGTATGGCCGCACGAAGGTCGACGCCGAACAGGCCGTGCTCGATGCGCCGTTGTCGGTGTCGCTTCGCCTGGCCACGGTCTTCGGCATGTCGCCACGTATGCGGCTCGACCTGCTGGTCAACCACTTCGTCTATGCCGCGGTCACCGATGGCTACCTGGTGATCTTCGAACAACACTTCAAGCGGAACTTCATTCACGTCCGCGATGTGGCCGACTGTTTTGTCCACGCCGTGGCCCAGGGCAAAGCCATGGCCGGCAGGGCGTACAACGCGGGGCTGGATGAAGCCAACCTTTCGAAGGGCGAACTCGCCGAGCTGATCCAACGCTTCGTTCCCGGCTTCTACCTGCACTTTGCCGAGGTCGGTGTCGACCCGGACAAGCGCAACTACATTGTCTCGAACGCTCGCCTGCGCGAAGCCGGCTTCGCGGCGCGGCGCAGCTTGGAAGCGGGCGTTGCCGAACTGGTGCTCGGCTACCGAATGATGGGTCGTCACCCGTGGAAGAACGTGTGA
- a CDS encoding GDP-L-fucose synthase, with translation MSHATRIFVAGSSTLIGAALVRRLQDRDDYTLVPEPGAAEPSLFDPAALDAFFAQARPEYVVHAAGPSGGIAANVRRGAELAHDNLLITAHLFDAARRHGVERLLYLASSCCYPRECHQPMRVEDLWSGPLEPTNEPYAAAKLAGLALAQAYRRQYGVDFRVGIPANAFGPGDDFDPAEAHVIPSLMARLETARQNSDPAVTVWGTGQPRREFVFADDLADACLFVLEHLDCPEVINLGGGGDVSIGELARLLAETVGYHGRLEFDASKPDGMPRKALDCGPLLALGFRPATDLSAGLRATYRWYRSQLEAVETSHVA, from the coding sequence ATGAGTCACGCTACCCGGATCTTCGTTGCCGGCAGCAGCACGCTGATCGGCGCTGCCCTCGTCCGGCGTTTGCAGGACCGCGATGATTACACGCTCGTGCCCGAGCCTGGCGCGGCGGAGCCGTCGTTGTTCGACCCCGCGGCCCTCGACGCATTCTTCGCCCAGGCACGCCCGGAATACGTGGTCCATGCGGCGGGGCCCTCGGGCGGAATCGCCGCCAACGTGCGGCGGGGCGCCGAGCTGGCGCACGACAACCTGCTGATCACGGCGCATCTGTTCGACGCGGCGCGGCGCCATGGGGTCGAGCGACTGCTGTACCTGGCCAGTTCTTGCTGTTATCCGCGCGAGTGCCACCAACCGATGCGCGTCGAGGATCTCTGGAGCGGGCCGCTCGAACCGACCAACGAGCCATACGCGGCGGCCAAGCTCGCGGGCCTGGCGCTGGCCCAGGCGTATCGCCGACAGTATGGCGTCGATTTTCGCGTCGGCATTCCGGCCAATGCGTTTGGCCCGGGCGACGATTTTGACCCCGCCGAAGCGCACGTGATTCCGTCGCTGATGGCTCGGCTCGAGACGGCCCGGCAAAACTCCGACCCGGCGGTCACAGTCTGGGGCACCGGCCAGCCGCGGCGCGAGTTCGTGTTTGCCGACGACCTGGCCGACGCATGCCTGTTTGTGCTCGAGCACCTCGACTGCCCCGAGGTGATCAATCTCGGCGGCGGCGGCGACGTCTCGATCGGCGAGCTGGCCAGGCTGCTCGCCGAAACGGTCGGGTATCACGGGCGGCTCGAATTCGACGCCTCGAAGCCCGACGGCATGCCGCGCAAAGCGCTCGATTGTGGTCCACTGCTGGCGTTGGGCTTTCGCCCTGCGACCGATCTGAGCGCAGGCCTGCGGGCCACGTACCGCTGGTATCGCAGCCAACTCGAGGCGGTGGAGACGTCGCATGTTGCTTGA
- a CDS encoding thiamine pyrophosphate-dependent dehydrogenase E1 component subunit alpha, whose product MLLERLYRSLYLIRRVEEEVARVYSSDVILSPIHLSIGQEAISVAVCQALAADDVVFGSYRSHALYLAKGGDLRGMLAELYGKATGVAKGKAGSMHLLDTSVHMMGSSAVVGTTIPHAVGYALALAMRGEPRVVVSFFGEGAVEEGVFAESLNYAALKRLPVLFVCENNGYAIHTPQQARQALPDVCAKAESLGVAAECFAELDAERLYHRTSEVVAELRSGARGPVLFECHCYRWREHVGPAEDFAIGYRPRSEAEPWLAGDSLACLARKLDPTQRDAIEQQVERQIADAFRYAQDSPWPGAEELYTDLFA is encoded by the coding sequence ATGTTGCTTGAACGGCTCTATCGATCGCTCTATCTGATTCGTCGCGTGGAAGAAGAAGTTGCCCGCGTCTATTCGAGCGATGTGATTCTCAGCCCGATTCATCTCTCGATTGGCCAGGAAGCGATCTCGGTGGCCGTGTGCCAGGCGCTGGCGGCGGACGACGTCGTGTTCGGCTCCTATCGCAGTCATGCGCTGTACCTGGCCAAGGGCGGAGATCTGCGCGGGATGCTGGCCGAGCTGTACGGCAAGGCCACGGGCGTGGCCAAGGGCAAGGCGGGCTCGATGCACCTGCTCGATACCTCGGTCCACATGATGGGCTCGTCGGCCGTGGTGGGGACGACCATTCCGCACGCCGTGGGCTATGCGCTGGCGCTGGCCATGCGCGGCGAACCTCGCGTGGTGGTGAGCTTCTTCGGCGAAGGCGCCGTCGAAGAAGGGGTCTTCGCCGAGAGCTTGAACTATGCGGCGCTCAAGCGTCTACCCGTGCTGTTTGTGTGCGAGAACAACGGTTACGCGATTCACACGCCGCAGCAGGCGCGGCAGGCGCTGCCCGACGTTTGCGCCAAGGCCGAATCGCTGGGCGTAGCGGCCGAATGCTTTGCCGAGCTGGATGCCGAGCGCCTCTACCATCGCACGAGCGAGGTCGTGGCCGAGCTGCGTTCTGGCGCGCGGGGACCCGTGCTGTTCGAGTGCCATTGCTACCGCTGGCGGGAACACGTCGGACCGGCCGAGGATTTTGCGATCGGCTACCGTCCCCGCAGCGAGGCCGAGCCGTGGCTGGCCGGCGACAGCCTGGCGTGCCTGGCGCGCAAGCTCGACCCGACCCAGCGCGACGCGATCGAGCAACAGGTCGAACGGCAAATTGCCGATGCTTTCCGCTACGCCCAGGACAGTCCTTGGCCGGGGGCCGAGGAACTCTATACCGACCTGTTCGCCTGA
- a CDS encoding DegT/DnrJ/EryC1/StrS family aminotransferase → MCPAGVPNLDLPLMRNNITAEDLAEVRQFLAAEPPPILTQSQQVAQFEREWSDWLGVRYSVFVNSGSSANLITLAALRWLVGPGEVIVPPLTWVSDIVAVLLAGFEPVFVDIDRRTLGLDTRAVIERLSPRTKAVFPTHVLGYNALTDELLDELRRRGVPLIEDVCEAHGATFRGNKLGTQSLMSNFSFYYAHHMSTIEGGMVSTDDPACYERLRMLRSHGMVREASQADTRAAYQREFPDLNPDFIFAYPAFNVRSTEINAVIGRSQLRRLDRQNERRREHLQLFLARLDPSRYRTDFAVEGSCNYAFTLVLNEPNEVLRDNCVAAMRAARVEFRRGLSGGGNQLRQPYLQGRIAPVDLSQFPQVEHVHFFGFYIGNFPDLEPARIEALCALLNGMPADRRWSP, encoded by the coding sequence ATGTGCCCCGCGGGCGTGCCCAATCTCGATCTGCCCCTGATGCGGAACAACATCACGGCCGAAGACCTGGCCGAGGTGCGCCAGTTTCTGGCGGCCGAGCCGCCGCCGATTCTCACCCAGTCGCAACAGGTCGCGCAATTCGAGCGCGAATGGTCGGACTGGCTGGGGGTCCGCTACAGCGTGTTCGTCAATTCCGGCTCGTCGGCCAACCTGATCACGCTCGCGGCGCTGCGCTGGTTGGTCGGGCCGGGCGAGGTGATCGTACCGCCGCTGACCTGGGTCAGCGATATCGTCGCCGTCCTGCTGGCCGGTTTCGAGCCCGTGTTCGTCGATATCGACCGCCGGACCCTGGGGCTCGACACGCGCGCCGTGATCGAGCGACTATCGCCGCGGACGAAGGCCGTCTTTCCGACGCACGTATTGGGCTACAACGCGCTCACCGATGAATTGCTCGACGAGCTCCGCCGCCGCGGCGTGCCTTTGATCGAAGACGTGTGCGAGGCGCATGGCGCCACGTTTCGCGGTAACAAGCTCGGCACCCAGAGCCTGATGTCGAATTTCTCCTTCTATTACGCCCATCACATGAGCACGATCGAAGGCGGCATGGTTTCGACCGACGATCCGGCGTGCTACGAGCGGCTCCGTATGCTGCGTTCACATGGGATGGTGCGCGAAGCCAGCCAGGCCGACACGCGCGCTGCTTACCAGCGCGAGTTTCCCGACTTGAACCCTGATTTCATCTTTGCGTATCCGGCGTTCAACGTGCGCAGCACGGAGATCAACGCGGTCATCGGGCGGTCGCAGTTGCGCCGACTCGATCGCCAGAACGAACGTCGCCGCGAACACCTGCAGCTGTTTCTCGCACGCCTCGATCCGTCGAGGTATCGAACCGATTTCGCGGTCGAAGGCTCGTGCAATTACGCGTTCACGCTCGTCCTGAACGAGCCGAACGAAGTCTTGCGCGACAACTGCGTAGCGGCCATGCGGGCCGCGCGGGTCGAGTTCCGCCGCGGCCTCTCGGGTGGAGGGAACCAGTTGCGGCAGCCTTATCTGCAAGGTCGCATCGCGCCGGTCGACCTGAGCCAGTTCCCGCAGGTCGAGCACGTCCACTTTTTCGGCTTTTACATCGGCAATTTTCCCGATCTCGAGCCTGCGCGCATCGAGGCGCTGTGCGCACTGTTGAACGGGATGCCGGCCGATCGCCGTTGGAGTCCGTAA